One Tamlana carrageenivorans genomic region harbors:
- a CDS encoding glycosyltransferase family 2 protein, translating into MNFYIVIPAHNEASSIGVTLKSLAEQSLLPKRVVVVNDNSTDGTQHIVSAFAEKYPFISLVNSKSSNKHLPGSKIINAFYKGFETLDDDYDVICKFDADLIFPENYLAQLANHFEADNNLGMASGFCYIEKNGDWILENLTRKDHIRGALKAYRKKCFIEIGQLKPSMGWDTVDELLAKYYNWQILTDDTLHVKHLKPTGISYNKASKYLQGEAMYKMRYGFLITLISAAKLAYKKQSISLFKDYMAGYFKAKKKQVDFLVNEKEGQFIRNLRWKGMRSKLS; encoded by the coding sequence TTGAATTTTTATATTGTAATCCCAGCACATAACGAAGCGTCCTCTATTGGCGTCACATTAAAGTCTTTAGCAGAACAAAGTCTATTACCTAAACGTGTGGTGGTGGTGAATGATAATTCTACCGATGGTACGCAACATATTGTTAGCGCTTTCGCGGAAAAGTACCCGTTCATATCCTTAGTCAATTCCAAATCATCCAACAAACATTTACCAGGATCAAAAATCATTAATGCCTTTTATAAAGGATTTGAAACTTTAGATGATGATTACGATGTGATCTGTAAGTTTGATGCCGATTTAATTTTCCCTGAAAACTACTTAGCACAACTGGCAAATCATTTTGAAGCCGATAACAACTTAGGCATGGCTTCAGGTTTTTGCTATATTGAAAAAAATGGCGATTGGATTCTTGAAAATCTCACCCGAAAAGATCATATTCGCGGTGCTCTAAAAGCCTATCGCAAAAAGTGTTTTATCGAAATCGGACAACTAAAACCTTCTATGGGTTGGGATACCGTTGATGAGCTTTTGGCTAAATATTACAACTGGCAAATTTTAACCGATGACACTCTTCATGTCAAACATTTAAAGCCCACAGGCATCAGTTACAATAAAGCTTCAAAATATTTGCAAGGTGAAGCCATGTACAAAATGCGTTATGGTTTTTTGATCACGCTAATTTCTGCAGCAAAACTCGCTTATAAAAAACAGAGTATTTCTTTATTTAAAGATTATATGGCTGGCTATTTTAAGGCCAAAAAGAAGCAAGTTGATTTTCTAGTCAATGAAAAAGAAGGCCAATTTATTAGAAACCTCCGCTGGAAAGGTATGCGCTCCAAACTTAGTTAA
- a CDS encoding DNA/RNA non-specific endonuclease: protein MNKRNTYAILAAIIMIAVYGYEHFLDTKVQADIVAEGGKPKKQTNEFFLPTSTTGQVIHHNGYSLSYSEKEEQAEWVAYELKKSDLSNSHFKRPYFEIDPAVKTGAAHWRNYKNSGYDRGHLCPAGDRKYNKAAHDETFLTSNISPQEHNFNAGIWNTLEQKVRYWAAKYDGVFVVTGGILKGDMKTIGTEKVAVPNAFYKVLIDANSGPTKMIGFLMPHENSNKPLHHFVVPVDAIEQLTGIDFFPQLDDELEDKLEASSSYKAWSFN, encoded by the coding sequence ATGAATAAACGTAATACATACGCCATTTTAGCCGCTATCATCATGATAGCGGTTTATGGTTATGAGCACTTTTTAGACACAAAAGTTCAAGCCGATATAGTTGCTGAAGGTGGTAAGCCTAAAAAACAAACCAACGAATTTTTCTTGCCAACGAGTACTACAGGACAAGTAATTCATCATAATGGCTATTCCTTATCTTACAGTGAAAAAGAGGAACAAGCGGAATGGGTGGCTTACGAATTGAAAAAATCGGATCTTTCAAATAGTCATTTTAAACGCCCTTATTTTGAAATTGACCCTGCTGTAAAAACTGGAGCAGCCCATTGGCGTAATTATAAAAATTCGGGTTATGATCGCGGACACCTTTGTCCGGCGGGCGATAGAAAATACAACAAAGCAGCCCACGATGAAACTTTTTTAACCAGTAATATTAGTCCGCAAGAGCACAATTTTAATGCTGGAATTTGGAATACGCTGGAGCAAAAGGTGCGTTACTGGGCCGCAAAATACGACGGTGTTTTTGTGGTTACTGGAGGCATACTTAAAGGGGATATGAAAACCATTGGAACCGAAAAGGTTGCCGTGCCCAATGCCTTTTATAAAGTGCTCATAGATGCCAATTCGGGGCCCACAAAAATGATAGGCTTTCTTATGCCTCATGAAAATTCTAATAAACCTTTACATCATTTTGTAGTGCCAGTAGATGCTATAGAGCAATTAACTGGGATTGATTTTTTCCCGCAATTAGATGATGAGTTAGAGGATAAATTAGAGGCATCAAGCAGTTATAAAGCCTGGAGTTTTAACTAA